A single genomic interval of Mangifera indica cultivar Alphonso chromosome 5, CATAS_Mindica_2.1, whole genome shotgun sequence harbors:
- the LOC123217207 gene encoding uncharacterized protein LOC123217207 has product MTLRTKMDTLTIIRNKLTFSQRAIFRTTCFGHLLELTEPRFSAVLIQAMLLCMINRGNPDKEMWFRINGVEFRFSPVEFALVTGLIFGDNIDVSNYVDCTDTPRLRAEYFPNIHRLLSHGEIEQAFDNEVWGDNDEDTVKFAVLYYAFAGLLGADNRTKVPDHFLHLANNLDAFSLYPWGTLTWNKTVDSIRKGIHNKYQYCVEHYPPYTSPLPLLSYSVLGYPIAFQYWIYETIQNLSPYVRFEANDRIPRILKWKTVVLPTWDDISIIWDASPEEITTALHPTEIERYTEWYIRALEFMGENAPPMHSDDDDVTQSNRPVAFQTAPRGSETSSTASVRMSSSRRDRPVVPRTSPIRHISPLHVSSSRTAYPRGSRRDTPNVPASPPRRSTSRASHSREHPVNEPARHSVHGTAYSGVPYDRLQQILMEHGRGISSQMQQQLDQHGVMIRAEWEQQSSAFREDMQSYWQQQASTFRGEMQDQWQQQHSTFRGEMQDQWQQQQSTFRGELQDQWQQQASTFRGEMQDQWQQQTSMLQREMQEKMQSLNNRITAIKGSYVQASESVHLDESSDEEVQQQVQDQPIAAQKPTTTKKMSAFGRVLRKGKQLVSPFTNPEKGKKNKQSVIERLDFDPKLAGCYSEFTLWYGRASDNDNRRVFLGGPAGTTARMPKPWWTQIVTLGQWLENTHIEAFMGILRKSYPDGNWTTVSTQFVGLLPQCYSEFKQLGAKMEWPTLFLDQINGISLRTKEFFRPWSSVGKVFIPLNFDNQHWVCGVLDINEWTMYIYDSAQYTDSIERVKKLLMPFRTLTHLMKASNFYMSKGIPSPDPPPTLQYRCVRDVPKQDVGSGDCDIFLLMFMEYLARDHPFNFASTHSRRLRKRVATTIFQGRALSFEDFD; this is encoded by the exons ATGACGCTTCGGACAAAAATGGACACTCtgactataattaggaataaactaacGTTTAGTCAACGAGCCATTTTCCGAACAACTTGTTTTGGACATTTATTGGAGTTGACGGAGCCACGGTTCAGTGCCGTTTTAATTCAGGCAATGTTATTATGTATGATCAACCGCGGAAACCCAGACAAAGAAATGTGGTTCAGAATAAATGGCGTTGAATTTCGATTCAGCCCTGTTGAGTTTGCACTCGTGACTGGTTTGATTTTCGGGGATAACATTGACGTTTCCAATTACGTTGATTGCACGGATACGCCTCGATTGAGAGCAGAGTACTTCCCGAACATTCATAGGTTGTTGTCTCATGGGGAGATCGAGCAAGCATTTGACAATGAAGTTTGGGGAGACAATGATGAAGACACAGTGAAGTTTGCGGTATTGTATTACGCATTTGCAGGTTTATTAGGGGCGGACAACAGAACCAAAGTACCTGATCATTTTTTGCACTTAGCGAacaatttagatgcatttagtcTATACCCATGGGGAACACTGACATGGAATAAAACAGTTGACTCCATACGGAAAGGTatacataacaaatatcaatattgtgttGAACATTACCCGCCGTACACAAGTCCACTCCCACTTCTGAGTTACAGTGTTTTGGGATACCCGATTGCTTTCCAA tattggatttatgagacgatTCAGAATCTATCGCCTTATGTCCGTTTCGAAGCAAATGATCGAATCCCCCGTATCCTCAAATGGAAAACAGTTGTACTGCCTACATGGGATGACATATCGATCATTTGGGACGCTTCTCCG GAGGAGATTACCACTGCATTACATCCGACTGAGATTGAGCGTTACACTGAGTGGTATATTCGAGCTTTGGAGTTTATGGGAGAAAACGCACCACCTATGCattcagatgatgatgatgtcaCCCAGTCGAACCGGCCTGTTGCCTTTCAGACAGCCCCCAGAGGGTCTGAAACGTCTTCCACTGCTTCCGTACGGATGTCATCATCACGACGTGACAGACCCGTGGTGCCTAGGACGTCTCCTATTAGACATATATCCCCTCTGCATGTGTCATCCTCCCGCACAGCATACCCTCGAGGGTCACGTAGGGACACACCTAATGTACCTGCTTCCCCACCACGGAGGTCTACTTCTCGCGCCTCCCATTCTCGAGAGCATCCGGTGAACGAGCCTGCAAGACACTCGGTCCATGGGACGGCGTATAGTGGTGTTCCATACGACCGTCTTCAACAAATATTAATGGAACATGGAAGAGGCATCAGCTCTCAGATGCAGCAGCAATTGGACCAACATGGTGTAATGATACGTGCGGAGTGGGAGCAACAGTCGTCAGCGTTTCGTGAGGATATGCAGTCCTATTGGCAACAACAAGCATCGACGTTTCGGGGGGAGATGCAGgaccaatggcaacaacaacaTTCGACATTTCGGGGCGAGATGCAGgaccaatggcaacaacaacaATCGACGTTTCGAGGGGAGTTGCAGgaccaatggcaacaacaaGCATCGACGTTTCGAGGGGAGATGCAGgaccaatggcaacaacaaacaTCGATGCTTCAAAGGGAAATGCAGGAAAAAATGCAATCATTAAATAATCGAATTACAGCAATTAAGGGTTCTTATGTTCAGGCATCCGAATCAGTACAT TTAGACGAATCATCAGACGAGGAAGTCCAGCAACAAGTTCAAGACCAACCAATAGCTGCCCAGAAGCCGACAACAACTAAAAAAATGTCAGCTTTCGGCCGTGTACTGCGAAAAGGGAAACAGTTGGTCAGTCCCTTCACAAATCCagaaaaggggaaaaagaacaaacaatCAGTAATTGAAAGACTTGATTTTGACCCTAAGTTGGCTGGGTGCTATTCAGAGTTCACATTATGGTACGGTCGAGCGTCTGATAATGACAATCGACGCGTCTTCCTCGGGGGACCAGCCGGAACGACTGCCCGTATGCCCAAACCATGGTGGACCCAAATTGTAACACTAGGACAATGGTTGGAAAACACG CATATTGAAGCTTTTATGGGTATACTCCGTAAATCTTATCCAGATGGTAACTGGACAACTGTTTCCACCCAATTTGTTGGACTTCTCCCACAGTGTTACAGTGAGTTTAAACAATTGGGTGCAAAGATGGAGTGGCCTACGTTATTTCTAGATCAAATCAATGGCATCTCGCTTCGGACAAAAGAATTCTTTCGACCATGGAGTAGTGTTGGCAAG GTATTCATTCCGCTGAACTTCGACAACCAACATTGGGTGTGTGGcgtattggatataaatgaatGGACGATGTATATATACGACTCTGCCCAATATACTGATAGCATAGAGAGGGTGAAGAAGTTATTGATGCCATTTAGGACACTAACACACCTAATGAAGGCGAGTAACTTCTATATGTCAAAGGGAATTCCATCGCCCGATCCTCCACCGACATTACAATACAGGTGTGTTCGTGATGTCCCAAAACAGGATGTTGGAAGCGGAGATTGTGACATTTTTTTACTCATGTTTATGGAATACCTTGCCCGAGATCACCCATTTAATTTCGCATCAACACATTCCAGGAGGTTAAGAAAGCGCGTGGCTACAACCATATTCCAAGGAAGGGCCCTCA GCTTTGAGGATTTCGATTAA